A single genomic interval of Chitinophaga sp. 180180018-3 harbors:
- a CDS encoding NAD(P)-dependent oxidoreductase, with protein MKELEKLVDKLLQPSAALVSDMAAIDGDILILGVGGKIGPSLAKLAKQAIDKAGISKRVIGVSRLTEPGLKEQLASYGVETIAADLMNDADLQALPDVKNVLYLAGTKFGTTGKEAFTWAMNTYLPGRVAEKYKHSRIVVYSTGNVYPFTPVASGGADESMAPAPVGEYGQSCLGRERIFQHFSGKYDTPVLIYRLNYANDLQYGVLLEIAKAVKEGRPIDIRMGHVNVIWQGDANEMALRSLLHCSVPSKLLNITGPETAPVRWIAKEFGKIFGRQPLFENEEQSTALLSNAAESFRLFGYPQVSLKQMIGLTAAWLDEGGRTTGKATHFQEREGQF; from the coding sequence ATGAAAGAACTGGAAAAACTGGTGGACAAGCTGCTGCAACCTTCGGCAGCATTAGTATCGGATATGGCAGCCATTGACGGCGATATCCTCATCCTCGGCGTAGGAGGAAAAATAGGACCCAGTTTGGCGAAACTGGCGAAGCAGGCCATTGACAAAGCAGGCATTTCAAAACGTGTGATCGGGGTATCCCGTTTAACCGAGCCTGGTCTGAAAGAACAGCTGGCATCCTATGGTGTGGAAACTATCGCGGCCGACCTGATGAACGACGCTGATTTGCAGGCCCTGCCCGACGTGAAAAATGTGCTATACCTCGCGGGTACCAAGTTTGGTACTACCGGCAAGGAAGCATTCACCTGGGCCATGAATACTTATCTGCCCGGGCGTGTAGCGGAAAAATATAAACATTCCCGCATAGTGGTATACTCTACCGGTAATGTGTATCCCTTTACGCCAGTGGCTTCGGGCGGGGCGGATGAAAGCATGGCACCGGCGCCGGTAGGCGAATACGGGCAATCCTGCCTGGGCCGGGAACGCATTTTTCAGCATTTCTCAGGAAAATACGATACCCCGGTGCTTATTTACCGGCTCAATTATGCGAACGATCTGCAATATGGTGTGCTGCTGGAAATCGCAAAGGCGGTCAAAGAAGGCCGGCCGATTGATATCCGGATGGGGCATGTGAACGTGATCTGGCAGGGAGATGCCAATGAGATGGCATTGCGTAGCCTGTTGCATTGCAGCGTGCCTTCGAAGCTGCTGAACATCACCGGGCCTGAAACAGCGCCGGTGCGATGGATTGCTAAGGAATTCGGAAAAATCTTCGGCAGGCAGCCGCTGTTTGAAAATGAAGAGCAGTCTACCGCCCTGCTCAGCAACGCCGCAGAGAGTTTCCGCCTGTTCGGTTATCCGCAGGTATCCCTGAAACAAATGATCGGACTCACCGCGGCATGGCTGGATGAAGGCGGACGCACTACAGGTAAAGCCACGCATTTCCAGGAAAGAGAAGGACAATTTTAA
- a CDS encoding sugar MFS transporter, which yields MKQRTATVTAGSLSKRDTVISILMVGLLFFVFGFVTWVNAILIPYFKIACELSNFQSYLVAFAFYISYFFMSVPASYLLKAVGFKKGMMIGFWVMSVGALIFLPAAYTRTYEIFLAGLFIIGLGLAVLQTAANPYITILGPKESAAARISIMGICNKGAGIIAPLIFAAVILKATDGNLFKELATMKGEARAAVLDALIRRVIAPYAVVSAVLFGLGCLVRFSPLPEIDTEHEDKAVASANAGKTSIFGFPHLILGALAIFLHVGTQVVAIDTIIGYAGSMHIPLLEAKTFPSYTLFVTICGYLLGIVLIPRVISQAVALRICTVLGAMFTLGIIYLHGEVTLLGHTTDISIWFVVMLGFANSLVWAGIWPLALDGLGRFTKLGASVMIMGLCGNAVLPVIYGLVADVYNVRLAYWVLFPCYLYLMFYAFYGYKLRSWGQQHSVATVLSTEKKVIEKM from the coding sequence ATGAAACAACGCACTGCCACGGTAACAGCAGGCTCGCTCAGCAAAAGAGATACGGTTATTTCCATATTGATGGTGGGATTACTCTTTTTTGTTTTTGGTTTCGTGACCTGGGTAAATGCTATCCTGATACCATATTTCAAGATAGCCTGTGAGTTGAGCAATTTCCAATCCTACCTGGTGGCTTTTGCATTCTATATCTCCTATTTTTTTATGTCGGTACCGGCTTCCTATCTGCTGAAAGCAGTAGGTTTCAAGAAAGGCATGATGATCGGCTTCTGGGTAATGTCGGTGGGTGCGCTGATTTTTCTACCGGCAGCGTATACACGTACTTACGAAATATTTCTGGCCGGATTGTTTATCATCGGCCTTGGACTGGCCGTGTTACAAACGGCCGCCAATCCATACATCACGATACTGGGCCCGAAGGAGAGTGCAGCTGCGCGCATCAGCATCATGGGGATCTGTAACAAGGGCGCTGGCATCATTGCGCCGCTGATCTTCGCTGCGGTGATCCTGAAGGCAACGGATGGCAATCTGTTCAAAGAACTGGCAACGATGAAAGGTGAGGCGCGCGCCGCGGTACTGGACGCATTGATCCGCCGGGTGATAGCGCCTTATGCGGTAGTGTCGGCGGTATTGTTCGGATTGGGTTGCCTGGTAAGATTTTCGCCGTTGCCGGAAATAGATACCGAGCATGAAGATAAAGCTGTAGCTTCTGCTAATGCCGGCAAGACCAGCATTTTCGGGTTCCCTCATCTGATACTGGGAGCGCTGGCCATTTTCCTGCATGTGGGTACACAGGTAGTGGCAATAGATACCATCATCGGTTATGCAGGATCGATGCATATTCCGTTGCTGGAGGCGAAAACATTTCCTTCATATACGCTGTTTGTGACCATCTGCGGTTACCTGCTGGGCATTGTGTTGATTCCGCGGGTAATCAGCCAGGCCGTTGCATTGCGGATATGTACTGTATTAGGAGCGATGTTTACGTTGGGAATTATTTACCTGCATGGAGAAGTGACATTGCTGGGGCATACAACAGATATTTCTATCTGGTTTGTGGTGATGCTGGGTTTCGCCAATTCATTGGTATGGGCCGGTATATGGCCACTGGCGCTGGATGGACTGGGGCGCTTTACGAAGCTGGGCGCCTCTGTCATGATCATGGGGTTATGCGGCAACGCTGTGTTGCCGGTGATATATGGCCTGGTGGCGGATGTGTATAATGTTCGCCTGGCTTACTGGGTATTGTTTCCCTGTTATCTCTACCTGATGTTTTACGCATTTTATGGTTATAAACTCAGAAGCTGGGGTCAACAGCATAGCGTTGCTACAGTATTATCTACGGAAAAAAAAGTCATCGAAAAAATGTAA
- a CDS encoding Gfo/Idh/MocA family oxidoreductase has protein sequence MTSSRRDFIRKTAQGTAAIAIGGLIPGMSAKSYARILGANDRIRVGMMGVNSRGFALASNYAKQQDCEIISVSDVDVRAAAKCIDAVNKLQHSQPKAVPDFRKALENKDLDALVIAAPDHWHAPAAILAAKAGKHVYLEKPCSHNPHEGELLVQVAGKYKRVIQMGNQRRSWPNVVAAIREVKEGTIGRAYFAKGWYTNNRLSIGFGKEAPVPEWLNYDLWQGPAPRRAFKDNLLHYNWHWFWNWGTGEALNNGTHMVDLMRWGLGVEYPVRVTSAGGRYRYKDDWETPDTQVITLEFPNNTSMVWEGRSCNGRTEEGTSVGVIFYGEKGSLVIDGNAYTVFDLDNKVVKTVKNEDIIDPRNLTNPAESLDALHIRNFFDGIRKGTALNADITGGHQSTLLCQLGNIALRSGNALHIDATNGHILNDKAAQKFWQREYQPGWEPTL, from the coding sequence ATGACATCCTCCCGCAGAGATTTTATCAGGAAGACGGCGCAGGGAACGGCCGCTATCGCCATAGGCGGACTGATACCAGGTATGAGCGCTAAAAGCTATGCACGCATATTAGGAGCAAACGACCGGATCAGGGTTGGTATGATGGGGGTGAATTCCCGGGGTTTTGCATTGGCGAGCAATTATGCAAAGCAACAGGACTGTGAAATCATTTCAGTATCGGATGTAGATGTTCGTGCTGCTGCTAAATGTATCGACGCCGTTAATAAGCTGCAGCACTCGCAGCCTAAAGCCGTGCCTGATTTCAGGAAGGCATTGGAGAATAAAGACCTGGACGCACTGGTGATCGCAGCGCCTGATCACTGGCATGCTCCTGCTGCGATTCTTGCAGCGAAGGCCGGAAAACATGTATACCTGGAGAAACCCTGCAGTCATAATCCGCATGAAGGAGAACTGTTGGTACAGGTAGCCGGTAAATACAAACGAGTGATCCAGATGGGGAATCAGCGCCGGTCGTGGCCCAATGTGGTGGCCGCAATCCGCGAAGTAAAAGAAGGTACGATCGGTCGTGCGTATTTCGCGAAAGGCTGGTATACCAACAACCGTCTATCGATCGGCTTCGGAAAGGAAGCGCCGGTACCGGAATGGCTTAACTACGATCTCTGGCAGGGACCGGCGCCACGCCGCGCCTTCAAAGATAACCTGTTGCATTACAACTGGCACTGGTTCTGGAACTGGGGCACCGGCGAAGCGCTGAACAACGGCACGCATATGGTAGACCTCATGCGCTGGGGGCTGGGAGTGGAGTATCCTGTCAGGGTTACTTCTGCGGGGGGCCGTTACCGTTATAAAGACGATTGGGAAACGCCCGATACGCAGGTGATCACCCTGGAATTTCCGAATAATACCAGCATGGTATGGGAAGGACGCAGCTGCAACGGCCGCACAGAAGAAGGTACTTCTGTAGGCGTGATTTTCTACGGAGAAAAAGGATCGCTGGTAATTGACGGTAACGCCTATACGGTTTTTGACCTGGATAATAAAGTAGTGAAAACAGTGAAGAACGAAGATATCATAGATCCGCGCAACCTGACCAATCCGGCGGAAAGCCTGGATGCGCTGCATATCCGCAATTTCTTCGATGGCATACGCAAAGGCACTGCGTTAAATGCTGACATAACAGGAGGCCATCAAAGCACTTTGTTATGTCAGCTGGGGAACATTGCGTTGCGCTCGGGGAATGCCCTGCACATAGATGCTACAAACGGGCATATCCTGAACGATAAAGCTGCACAAAAATTCTGGCAAAGGGAATACCAGCCGGGATGGGAACCTACACTATAG
- a CDS encoding Gfo/Idh/MocA family oxidoreductase, with product MKANINRRSFIRNTAITGVGAGLLGSLGPLSSLAASQPAADLRIGIIGLDTSHAVAFTKAFNNPVPVPGLEGMKIVAAFPQTSPDIAHNQQRLPGFTEEIRKMGVTIVDSMDALLAQVDAVLVESNDGRPHLAQAAPALKAGKKVFIDKPMAASLVDAMKIFELAQQHQAPVFSASSLRFMESAQKVAKEGAIGRVLGADTYSPAPMEKTHSDLFWYGIHGVETLYTVMGTGCTTVTRFYTPGADVVVGTWDADRIGTFRGTRSGPDDYGGHVFGEKGGMPLGPFKGYDGLVQQIAAFFRTGVPPVKPEETLEILAFMEAAAESRKRNGEPVKLEEMFRNAKEQLKK from the coding sequence ATGAAAGCAAACATCAACAGGCGCAGTTTTATCCGTAATACCGCCATTACCGGCGTAGGAGCTGGTTTACTGGGAAGCCTGGGACCACTCAGCAGCCTTGCTGCATCGCAGCCGGCCGCAGATCTGCGGATTGGCATCATCGGGCTGGATACCAGCCATGCTGTTGCATTTACGAAGGCATTCAACAACCCGGTGCCAGTACCCGGATTGGAAGGAATGAAGATAGTGGCGGCGTTTCCGCAGACCAGTCCGGATATAGCCCATAATCAGCAACGCCTTCCGGGGTTTACAGAGGAGATCAGGAAGATGGGAGTAACCATTGTCGACTCCATGGATGCGCTACTGGCACAGGTAGATGCGGTGCTGGTGGAATCCAATGATGGCCGGCCTCACCTGGCGCAGGCGGCACCGGCGCTGAAAGCAGGCAAAAAAGTATTTATCGATAAGCCAATGGCTGCCTCCCTGGTGGATGCCATGAAGATCTTTGAGCTGGCGCAGCAACATCAGGCACCGGTATTTTCAGCATCTTCTTTGCGTTTCATGGAGAGTGCGCAGAAGGTAGCGAAAGAAGGCGCAATAGGCAGGGTGCTCGGCGCCGATACCTATAGCCCGGCACCTATGGAAAAAACGCATTCCGATCTGTTCTGGTATGGTATTCACGGCGTGGAAACCCTGTATACGGTGATGGGCACAGGTTGTACTACGGTTACTCGTTTCTATACACCGGGTGCAGATGTGGTGGTAGGCACGTGGGACGCCGACCGTATCGGTACTTTCCGCGGCACGCGCTCGGGGCCCGACGATTACGGCGGCCATGTATTCGGTGAAAAAGGAGGAATGCCGTTAGGGCCTTTCAAAGGCTATGACGGCCTCGTACAACAGATCGCCGCTTTCTTCAGAACAGGCGTGCCACCAGTGAAACCCGAAGAAACACTGGAGATACTGGCATTCATGGAAGCAGCTGCCGAAAGCAGGAAACGAAATGGTGAACCGGTGAAGCTCGAAGAGATGTTCCGAAACGCAAAAGAACAACTTAAAAAATAA